Proteins from a single region of Murdochiella vaginalis:
- the gyrB gene encoding DNA topoisomerase (ATP-hydrolyzing) subunit B encodes MAPRQNVEYGEKNIRVLEGLEAVRVRPGMYIGSTDERGLHHLVYEVVDNSVDEALAGRCDTIRITLQKDGGCRVWDNGSGIPVEKHHQTGKSTLETVLTILHAGGKFDSEAYRFSGGLHGVGVSVVNALSRKLIAEVRRDGKLYHMEFSKGKTVEPLKVVGEAEDTGTEITFYPDPEIFETLDFKPETLERRFREMAFLTAGVRFILINEQEEDEQLREQVFHYEGGISEFVRYLNRNKDPLFEEVPHFQGTSEGVEVDISLQYTTGYAENIISFANNIITGEGGTHLTGFRSALTKTLNDYGRRFNLIKEKEDNLSGEDVREGLTAIVSVKVSNPQFEGQTKSKLGSSEVRGIVDTFLSNELSTYLEENPKIGKIVIDKAMSAQRAREAARKARDLSRSSRSILDNTTLPGKLADCQEKDLAVNEIFLVEGDSAGGSAKTGRDNRTQAILPLRGKILNVEKASAHHIFAYEEIKSMVTAFGTGIGENFDLSKLRYGKIIIMTDADVDGAHIRTLLLTFFYRQMRPLIDEGHVYIAQPPLFRIVQGKNERYVYDEKELARILQDLPEGSYKLNRYKGLGEMNDDQLWHTTMDPEHRILLQVKIDEESSSVDDTFTLLMGDKVEPRREFIVKNATKAENIDTVG; translated from the coding sequence ATGGCACCAAGACAAAATGTGGAATACGGAGAAAAAAATATTCGCGTTCTGGAAGGATTGGAAGCGGTACGTGTCCGTCCGGGCATGTACATCGGTTCCACGGATGAACGCGGTTTACATCACCTGGTGTATGAGGTGGTTGACAACTCGGTGGACGAAGCCTTGGCGGGACGCTGCGATACCATTCGCATTACCCTACAAAAAGATGGCGGCTGCCGTGTATGGGACAACGGCTCCGGTATTCCGGTGGAAAAACACCATCAGACAGGAAAATCCACTTTGGAAACGGTATTGACCATCTTGCATGCCGGTGGAAAATTTGACAGCGAGGCGTATCGCTTTTCCGGCGGTCTGCACGGTGTCGGTGTTTCGGTGGTTAATGCGTTGTCGAGAAAACTCATCGCCGAAGTGCGTCGTGACGGCAAGCTCTATCATATGGAATTTTCAAAGGGAAAAACGGTAGAGCCGTTGAAAGTAGTAGGAGAGGCCGAGGATACCGGCACCGAAATTACTTTTTATCCCGATCCGGAGATTTTTGAAACATTGGATTTTAAGCCGGAGACGCTGGAACGGCGTTTTCGTGAGATGGCGTTTTTAACGGCCGGTGTGCGCTTCATTCTGATCAATGAGCAGGAGGAAGATGAGCAACTGCGGGAGCAGGTATTCCACTACGAAGGCGGCATCAGCGAATTTGTGCGCTATTTGAATCGAAATAAAGATCCGCTTTTTGAGGAAGTACCGCATTTTCAAGGTACGAGTGAAGGGGTGGAAGTGGATATTTCCCTGCAATATACCACCGGTTATGCGGAAAATATCATCTCCTTTGCCAACAACATCATTACGGGTGAGGGCGGAACGCATTTGACGGGTTTCCGTTCGGCGCTCACAAAAACACTGAACGACTACGGAAGACGTTTTAATCTCATCAAAGAAAAAGAAGATAATCTCTCCGGTGAAGATGTGCGGGAAGGCTTGACAGCCATCGTCAGTGTGAAAGTGTCCAATCCGCAATTTGAAGGACAGACCAAGTCGAAGCTCGGTAGCAGCGAAGTGCGCGGCATTGTGGATACCTTTTTGTCGAATGAACTTTCTACCTATTTGGAGGAAAACCCCAAAATCGGAAAGATTGTCATTGATAAAGCCATGAGTGCGCAACGCGCGCGGGAAGCGGCTCGCAAGGCGCGGGATCTTTCCCGCAGCTCGCGTTCCATTTTGGACAACACCACCCTTCCGGGAAAATTGGCCGATTGCCAAGAAAAAGATCTTGCGGTCAATGAAATTTTCCTCGTCGAGGGTGATTCCGCCGGCGGTTCGGCCAAAACAGGTCGTGACAACCGCACGCAGGCCATTCTTCCTTTGCGCGGAAAAATTTTGAATGTGGAAAAAGCCAGTGCCCATCACATCTTTGCATATGAAGAGATCAAATCCATGGTGACCGCTTTCGGAACGGGCATCGGCGAAAACTTCGATCTTTCGAAATTGCGTTACGGCAAAATCATCATCATGACGGATGCCGATGTGGATGGTGCGCATATTCGCACGTTGCTCTTAACATTCTTCTATCGCCAGATGCGTCCGCTCATCGACGAGGGACATGTCTATATTGCGCAGCCTCCCCTGTTTCGCATTGTGCAGGGCAAGAACGAGCGCTATGTCTATGATGAAAAAGAGTTGGCCCGCATACTCCAAGACCTTCCGGAAGGATCGTATAAGCTCAACCGTTATAAAGGTTTGGGAGAAATGAACGATGATCAGCTTTGGCATACGACGATGGATCCGGAGCATCGCATTCTGTTGCAAGTGAAGATTGATGAAGAATCTTCTTCCGTGGATGACACGTTTACGCTTCTCATGGGCGATAAAGTGGAACCCAGACGAGAATTTATCGTGAAGAACGCTACCAAAGCGGAAAATATTGATACGGTCGGCTAA